The Lampris incognitus isolate fLamInc1 chromosome 4, fLamInc1.hap2, whole genome shotgun sequence genome segment TGTTGTCATGAGCTGTGTTGTAAGCCGGATGAGTGGATTCAGGATTCAGGATTCAGGATGGAGGATGGCGAGGAAGAGAGATTGGGCTGAATGCTTTAGCAGATCAGGGGTATTGGTTAAGCCCAGCTAATGACATCCTTATTGGATTTGACCAATTTCCACCTAAGCATAAAGTGTGCTCAGCGGAGGGGCTGCACCCACGTGCACACCCACGTGCACACCCACGTGCACGGTGCACACTGTTCCCTGCCTTGAGTGCTTTGTCCTCGTGTTTGTGTGGCCAGAGGCGCTGTCTGCTTGCAGCCTGTCTTGATGACTGGACTCCCGGCTTATGGGAAATGAAAGCTGCTGTCTTTCCAGAATCTCCGCCGCAGGGCTCTGCCTCTTTCCAGCAGGCTTAAACCGgctggaaacccccccccccccgtgtccccCTATCCGTGAGAGACGGACGGGACTCGGCGGGGCTTTGGGCGCAGTAGTGACAGCTCCATCAGTCTCTCGCTATATGCAGCATATCCACCCCAGACTCCACCTTTAGGGGGTTTTAAAAGTCCTCCACGAGGTCTTGTGTTTGTTTAAGGGCGACCACGCCTACATTTCAGGCGTCTACCGGTGTTCAGCAGTGCCCCAAATACCCTCACATTTCACCTCACAACATAACCAGGAAGTGGTTCACCACAAACTCAGAGAACCACCTGGAAGGATGAAGTTTGTGCTGTTCGTGCCTGTTTTTATTTCCCTTGTTGAAAGTCTGCGTTGGTTTCTCCACTGGGTGAGATGACAGTAGTAAGCAGACGGCTCGTCTGGAGTGTGGCtgtagttaataataataataataatttgatttATAAAGCACCTTTTATCATCATTAAATGTAGTTGGTAGTTCTGTGTGTGGAATAATCCTGACGGTTTTCTTGTTTGTTTCATCTCATGTtggtgtttttctttttattctcaTTCCCAGGGAGCTCAGGGGGCATCTGTGAGAAGAGTAAGCTGTACTCTGATGGCAAGAGAAAGTCTCTGAACACCGGCATCATCACTGTGAAAAACTACGCCTCCCACGTCCCCCCCAAGGTCTCACATATCACCTTCGCCCATGAAGTCGGCCACAACTTTGGCTCTCCTGTAAGTCATTTGGCCTGAAGCCGACCGGGTCATGATGCCCCAAATACAGCAGtactgtacagtgtgtgtgtgtgtgtatatatatatatatgtgtgtgtgtgtatatacacacacgtgtgtatgtgagagaaccTTAAAACGGGACTTGATGTGTGGGGGCGTTGAGGGGTTCGAGTCCGTCGCTACAGAGTCAAACCTAAAAACCTTCTGTTGGGCTCTCCGTCCATGCCTTCCCCTGTCCGGCGTCTTTATTTCAGCATGACTCTGGGATCGAGTGCACGCCAGGTGAGTCCAAGATGCAGGACAAGAAGGAGCGGGGCAACTACATCATGTACGCCAGAGCGACGTCCGGAGACAAACTGAACAACAACAAGTTCTCCATCTGCAGCATTCGCAACATCAGCCAGGTGCTGGACAAGAAGAGGGGCAACTGCTTTGTTGGTAagtgctttttgtgtgtgtgtgtgtgtgtgtgtgtgtgtgtgtgtgtgtgtgtggtagggtaGTTAAAATGTGAGCTctcctcattgtgtgtgtgtgtgtgtgtggtagggtaGTTAAAATGTGAGCTctcctcattgtgtgtgtgtgtgtgtgtgtgtgtgtgtgtgtgtgtgtgtgtgtgtgtgtgtgtgtgtgtgtgtgtgtgtgtgtgtgacctcagAGTCGGGCCAGCCTATCTGCGGTAATGGGCTGGTGGAGGCAGGGGAGCAGTGCGACTGCGGCTTCAACGATCAGTGTAAAGACTCCTGCTGCTACGACGCCAATGAGGCCGAGGGCAAGAAGTGCAAACTGAAGCCGGGCAAGATCTGCAGGTCAGTGTCCAGACCAGATCAGCCGACAGCAACCAGCTCATCTGTACTTACAGCACCTCTTTTATAATCTGTCATAACGACAAATAACACCTGATAAACACAGGCTATCATCgtgttaaagctgcagtaggcagggcgtccgggtggcgtggcggtctatcccgttgcctaccgacacggggatcgccggtttgaatccctgtcttacctccagcttggtctggcgtccctacagacacaattggccatgcctgcgggtgggaagccggatgtggatatgtgtcccggtcgctgcactagcgcctcctctggtcagttggggcgcctgtccgggggggggagtagcgtgacccTCCGCtgtgctccgtccccctggtgaaactcctcactgtcaggtgaaaagaagcggctggcgactccacatgtatgggaggaggcatgtggtagtctgcagccctccccggatcagcagagggggtggagcagagaccgggacggctcgggagagcggggtaattggccaagtacaacttggggaggaaaaaaaagggggggggggtccaaaaaaagaaagtaaTAACTGTGTTATAACATCAGAAGAGCGCggtgatgagaagacaggagaacTGTGTTGGTGTTGATGTCATTTGACTGACTGACCTGTGTGTGTGATTCCTTCCCCGCAGTCCCAGTCAGGGTCTGTGCTGCACCCCAGAGTGCACCTATGAGGGCACCACCAGGAGCTGCCGGCCGGAGTCGGAGTGTGCTCATGAGGGGATGTGTAACGGAGCCTCGTCTCAGTGCCCCACCTCGGAACCCAAAGCCAACTTCACCGCCTGCCACGGAGACACGCAAGTCTGCCTCAATGGGGTACGTTAGTGTCGCGCTGCCTGCGCCGTACTCCAGATCTGGACCAGATCAGATCTGGACCAGATCAGATCTGGACCAGATGCATTTCTGAAGGAGGTTTACAGAAGTCAAGACATTTCCATTGTAGTCAAATCTGCCAGTATAGACGTGCATAGAAAGTGCACAAAACGTGACTAAGACGTCCGACATAATTTACGGCCACGTTAAATGTACgcatcagggcgtccgggtagcatagtggtctgttctgttgcctaccaactcggggatcgccaggttgaatcctcgtgttacctccggcttggttgagcgtccctacagacacaattggctgtgtctgcgggtgggaagccggatgtgggtatgtgtcctggtcgctgcactaccgcctcctctggtcagtcagggcgcctatttggggggagggggaactggggggaaatagcgtgatcctcccacatgccccccctggtgaaactcctcactgtcaggtgaaaggaagcggctggagactccatatgtatcggaggaggcatgtggtagtctgcagccctccccaactcagcagagggggtggagcagagaccgggacggcttggaagagtctggtaattggcgaagtacaattgaggagaaaaagatccaaagaaaaaaaggagttttggtttttttttgggggggggggccccccccccgtttctccccaattgtacttcgccaattaccccactcttccgagccgtcccagtcgctgctccaccccctctgccgatccagggagggctgcagagcatcataatattccccccagttcaccctccccctgaacaggcgccccgaccaaccagaggaggcgctagtgcagtgaccaggacacatacccacatccagcttcccacccgcagacacggccaattgtgcctgtagggacgcccgaccaagctggaggcaacacgaggatttgatccagcgagccccgtgttggtaggccacaccACCCCGACGCCCCGATACTCTGAACGATGAGATTCTTACTTTCTACTGAGAATGTacaattttttgtttgttttttccatgTCTGACTTCTCCGTGCTCACGCGGTGTCCAACAGGGCTGCTCCGGCTCCATCTGCGAGAAGTACGGTCTGGAGATGTGTACCTGTGCCAGCCAGGATGGCCAAGATGAGGCGGCCGAGCTGTGTCACGTCTGCTGCATGGACAAATGTGAGTGGCCGCTCTCCTGTCACACCGCCGATGCATCGCCCCATCCCGGCTAAATACTTGTAGTTCTGTTTCCTGGGACGCATACTTTGTAAAAGGCTCGTTGTTAGGGCTGCTCCCCACGGACGTAACGCTGGGATCGGAAACTTCGGAGAAATTAGCAGTTTTGACAGACCACCACCAAAAGAATCCAGTCCATCCGACACTCTGGTTCCTCCTTCCCTCCTCTAACCCCTCCGTTAAACCGGCTTCATGCGTGCTCATGAGTATGCCCGTCAGGAAATCTCTTTAGTTACACCAACAGTGTTGATGTGAAATACTGGTTTACTTCTAGGTGAAGTATTTGTAAAGATCGGCATTTCCACAGTACCTGCAGTACCTTGTTTGCCAGCCTCTGTCCAACATCAGTATTAATGCCATATGAAGACTGTCAAGTGTAACGCAGTTGTTAATCTGTGCATGTAAGAATATTTTTCTCTGTGAATCTGATATAgttgccatccggtccttgtataaccatactgagagctgtgtccgcattctcagcacaaagtcaaacacgttctcggtgggtgtcggactccaccaaggttgtcccttgtccccgattctgtttgtgatattcatggacaggatctcaaggtgcagccaaggtgaggagtgtgtccattctgggaacctcagaattgcatctctgctcttcgcagatgatgtggttttgttggcttcatcagaacacgacctccagcgcacactggggcggtttgcagctgagtgtgaaatggccgggatgagagtcagcacctccaagtctgaggccatggttctctccggtttggggatgagttgttgcctcaagtgaaggagttcaggtatctcgggcttttgttcatgagtgagggtagggtggagcgggagattgacagacggattggtgcagcatcagcagtggtgtggacgttgtaccggaccgttgtggtgaagagggagctgagccggaaggcaaagctctcaatttaccagtgaatctttgttccagccctcacctatggtcatgagctttgggtagtgactgaaagggtgagatcatggatacaagcggctgaaatgagtttcctctgtagggtgtctgggctccaccttagagatagggtgaggagctcggacatccggagggagctcggagtagagccgctgctccttcacgtcgaaaggagccagttgaggtggttcgggcatccgattaggatgcctcctgggcgccttcctttggaggttttccgggcacggccaacttggaggagaccccggggtagacccagagctcgctggagggactgcttgtccaatctggcctgggaacaccttgggatccctcaggaggacttggagggtgttgctggggagagggaggtctggagtgccctacttagcttgctgccaccacgacccgaccccggacaagcggctgaagatgaatgaatcggATATAGTTGCACCATACTGATGTTGTGAAGCACTTTTTTAAAGGTGAAGTACTCAATTACCAGATCTGTAGTGGCGAAACGCTGTGTACGTGAATAAGGCAGTAGGACTGCGCCGTTACTGAGAGCTCACCTGATTGGTTGAGGGCTGCCGGAAGCGATAAAGCCTCAACCAGTCAGGGGAGCTCAGGTGAGATTCTGAGATCCTGAATACAGATGCAGGTTAAACACGGAGGCTTGATGTTCTCCCAGACCATGTAAAGTACTCGTGGCTATAACAGCTATGTCATGTAAAGTACTCATGGCTATAACAGCTATGTCATGTAAAGTACTCGTGGCTATAACAGCTATGTCATGTAAAGTACTCGTGGCTATAACAGCTATGTCATGTAAAGTACTCGTGGCTATAACAGCTATGTCATGTAAAGTACTCGTGGCTATAACAGCTATGTCATGTAAAGTACTCGTGGCTATAACAGCTATGTCATGTAAAGTACTCGTGGCTATAACAGCTATGTCATGTAAAGTACTCGTGGCTATAACAGCTATGTCATGTAAAGTACTCGTGGCTATAACAGCTATGTCATGTAAAGTACTGGTGGCTATAACAGCTATGTCATTTTTCATAAAAAAAATAACACTGAAAGAACATTGCCACCCCCAGCTTTAACTTGGACATTCTTAAATCAAATTAAACCACAGTCAGCAGACttagtgcagttttttttttaacccccccccctttttttttccccttttttttttgtctccaattgtacttggccaattaccccactctgccaagccgtcccggtcgctgttccaccccctctgcccatccggggagggctgcagactaccacatgcctcctccgatacttgtggagttgccagccacttcttttcacctgacagtgaggagtttcaccagggggccgtagcacatggcaggatcacgctattcccccccccccccaaaaaaaggcgccccaaccgaccagaggaggtgctagtgcagtgaccaggacacatacccacattcggcttcccacccacagacacgaccaatcttgtctgtagggacgcccgaccaagccggaggcatcacggggatttgaaccggcgatcccggtgttgtgaggcaacggaatagaccactcggAGCCTAGTGGAGTTTTAAAAGCTACGTTAGAAACCACGTTATTTACTGAATAGCAAAAGTAAAGAATCCATTTGCACACATGCATGCTGGATTGTTTCCACTTCACCAAGTTTCCTCTGAGCAAACCTGGTGAAGCTGCACTGGTGAAGCTGCACTGATGAAGCTGCACTGGTGAAGCTGCACCGATGAAGCTGCACCGATGAAGCTGCACTGGTGAAGCTGCACTGATGAAGCTGCACTGATGAAGCTGCACTGATGAAGCTGCACTGGTGAAGCTGCACTGATGAAGCTGCACTGATGAAGCTGCACTGATGAAGCTGCACTGGTGAAGCTGCACCGATGAAGCTGCACCGATGAAGCTGCACTGATGAAGCTGCACCGATGAAGCTGCACCGATGAAGCTGCACCGATGAAGCTGCACTGATGAAGCTGCACTGATGAAGCTGCACTGATGAAGCTGCACTGGTGAAGCTGCACTGATGAAGCTGCACTGATGAAGCTGCACTGCGCGACACCTTGTTTGCTAATGTTTTTCATTTGCACGAGGATGGAATAAACATTGAAGCAGTTCAGCCTTCGTGTGTgctttagactttttttttttaggatttttttctcccttttttctccccaattgtacccggccaattaccccactcttccaagccgtcccggtcgctgctgcgccccctctgccgatctgggggggactgcaaactaccacgtctcctccgatacgtgtggcgtcgccagccgcttcttttcacctgacagtgaggagtttcaccaggcggatgtagcgcgtgggaggatcacgctattccccccagttccccctcccccctggacaggtgccccgactgaccagaggaggcgctagtgcagtgaccaggacacatacccacatccggcttcccacccgcagacacgacctattgtgtctgtagggacgcccgaccaagccggaggtaacacggggatttgatcttgcgaaccccgtgttggtaggcaacagaatagaccgccacgccacccggacgcccggtgtTGATTCTTCTGACGTAACAAAATGTCTTTTTCCCCCCCTGATTTTCCCctgtttctcccaatttagtggccaatcgatccctattttagttcaaacccccaccctcgtaccgcatgcgttccccaactgcatctctccagccggcagtctggaaggagacgcctcgccacttccgtgacaaggcgaatccaggccgaaccactgctttttaagacacacacagagacgcattcatgcgacgaacacaagccgactccgcccccctcccgaagacagcgttgccaattattgctgcttcgtcgagtccggccagtcggatctgacgagaccgaggcacgaacccccggtccccagtgggcaactgcatcgacacaaagccgatgcttggaccgctacaccaccgcggaccacaAAATGTTATTTTGTCTACCAAAACTTCAGACTCTTATTATTTTTACTATTCATCTGATATTGTCTGCCATCACCTACATAAAGAGGAAACAAAGGCTGGCGGCGCTGTGCGCGGGGTATCAGTTTAGTCagtcttgcttctttttttttttgcgttacATTTTAAAATGTCCTCTCAACATTTGCTCGATAGTTAAACTGAAGCATCACCTGTGTTGGCTGTTGCTCTTGTGCGTTGGAGGATGTTGTTCCACTCAGTTGAATACCTGGTTGGTCCGTCTCCCTCTGCCTCCAGTGAAACCCAACACCTGCAGCAGCACTGCCTCGGACAGATGGTTGGACTTCTTCAGCAAGAAGGTCACCACACTTCAGCCCGGCTCGCCCTGCAACGACTTCAAGGGCTACTGCGACGTCTTCATGAAGTGTCGGCTGGTGGACGCCGATGGACCGCTGGCCAGGCTAAAGAAGGCCATCTTCAACGCAGAGCTCTACGAGAACATTGCCGAATGGATTGTGGTGAGTGTCCCTGTGCGAGAATCACAATTTATTCCCATGGAGGCAACATCAATTTGTTAACAAGCAGGTAGAAATAATACAGTGATAATGTGCACAGTACTTATAATACCTGTAGTATTTTGATTGTGTTATTAAATGAAAGCAGGCCCTTCATTTGTATCCCATCTGGATGTTTTGCAGGCTCACTGGTGGGCTGTGCTGCTAATGGGCATTGCGCTCATCATGCTAATGGCCGGTTTCATCAAGATCTGCAGCGTCCACACTCCCAGCAGCAACCCCAAGCTCCCCCCACCCAAACCACTGCCAGGTAAAACACACACTCCCTAGACAAAGCACTGAGGCTTCAGGCCATGTCACTTGACAAGCAGCCATTGCTTCCCTATATGAGGAGAGTTGACACTCGGCCCACCACGATGTTGGGCCTTGGCGGTCCACACCACTCAATGAAAAAAAACacgtgcttatgtgtgtgtgtgtttgtatatatatatccatccatccattgtccaagctgcttatcctgctctcagggttgtggggatcctggagcctatcccagcagtcactgggcggcaggcggggagacaccctggacaacccTATACATTATATATTAAGTAATATGGTGTAGCCTAGTGGATAAAGTGAGCTATGAGCATTTAATGAATAAGTTAAAACAGAATaagttaaatgaataaataagctACAGTTCATTTCATGGTTATGTACACGTTTATTTACAATGGTTATAAGTTATGATATGTACAACGTACAAGCTCTAACGTGAGTTCATTCATGAGCCTGGTTTATTGGatgtgtacaatatacagtacttgttgctagcttggttgtTAGGCTTACAGCCTAACGTGATGTTAAATGTCattcattcttttcttttctttcattggtACGTCTGTAATATTTAGCCAACCAAAATGTATGCTGAGATAGAGGGGCGGGACTTAGCACTACGACGTTAGGTCGCGTGAGGTAAAGAATCAGAACGCTTGAGGACACCGCTGAGGAAAGCTGCTCTTCTGTATTGTGAGCTGTTTGTACATAACGTCGGGATCAACAGAGCGTTATCCGTGGGATGTATGTACTAACTGGATGTACAAGAGGATTTGGACATAGTCGAAGGTGAGAGACCAAGGACCAGGAAAGCTCTCCGTTGGACGACTGCGGAGACCGTTTCCTTCCCCTGGTGTGCCTGTGACTGTCAGGTGGTTTCTTCACACCCTCGCTCATTCTCCTGCGCTCGCAGCAGAgcgcttgaccccccccccccccacgacaaCAGAGTTTTATTGgaaatattaattattattgAATAGAATTGGAACAGGCTTTGAGCCATTGGTTTATACATATTGTGACATTgtctattattaattattattattattattattgactgtTGATAATTGCAAACTACAAATATTTTACATTACCATCTGGTTAATAAATACCTACCTATTGGTATATTTGAATTTAAAGCAACAAATGTGTTGCGTCATAGACATTTTAGAATAGACAATTCATAGTGGtattaaaatataaatacatttaaaggttTAAAAGGAAGTCATATTCAAACTACTTCCACACAGTTAATGGAGGCACCGCCAATAGTTATAATCTAAGTTAAGAATTAAGAAACACTTGGTAACAATTTAAACAGTGTATTACTTAAGTAATAGTGCCACTTATTTAAAGCAGAACCCAGGCCCCACCTACATGGTAGGGGttacaatatgatatgatatattacaatatattattttatattatatattaatatataatacAATATATGGACCAGACACCGCACGACTGAATTGACGAGTCCAGTGTTTCGGTCATTTGCTGTGAAAAGCTGCTTCCTGGACATGGCAGCAGGTTGGAGGTCATCGTCTCGCTGCATgctgtgatgtcatcagacaaGTTGAGAGGCATTCAGTCGTACTCGAGCGGTTGTTCCCGTCCAGTTGCCGCCTTGACCTCATGTATTTGTTTGATGTCACATCTAAATTTACAGAGTCGGGGGCGCCCCCCGGtgcctcacctggtagagtgataccacataaggctgagtccttgctgcagcggcctgggttcgaatccggcccaggccaTTTGCTGCATGtgctcccccgtctctctctctctctctctctctctctctctcaactattGCTGTctgataaaggcagaaaatgccaccaAAAAAAATCATGTAAGTTTCCAGAGTCAAATATAGAAAAAGATCTCTCGCTCAGATGTTAAAGACGAACTTATTCCTTATCACCAGTAGTTCCAGtcagtgagagcaggataagctgtttggctgatggatggttggatggataacAAGCCCAGTGCTTCCTAGTCTTGATAAGAGAAGTGTGTTGGAAGACCGGGGTGGGTCTGTCCCCAGCCTCACTGACCTGTCTTTGCCCCCTCAGGTACACTGAAGAGGAGGCGAGCCCAGCAAGCAAACGCCCAGGCCCAGCGCCACCACCGCCAGCCCAGGGAGAACTACCAGATGGGCCAGATGAGACGCTGAGACGCCGCTCTGCCCTTTGCCTTGGTTCTCTCTAGTGCCTACGACAGGAGCGCTTCTCCCCAAAGACTTTACTTTTCCCACCACCTACTGCGAAACTCTGAAAACTGGCAACACGAGTTCTTTCACTGGACAGAGCCCGGCGTTTCCCAGGGCCGAACAAACCCACCAAGCACCTCGTCTACCAACAGCAGGGGCTCCAACAGAACACAGCAGCAACGTTCTCAAGGAAGAACCgctggagataaaaaaaaaaatcctggttTCTGTTACGTGGTCCTCCTTTTTTATTTGAAACCTTTGCTTTTTTGTGTTATTAGGATACAGGAGAACAGGAGATTCTCTTCTTCCCCCCTTCATTTACGCTCctctccagttcctcctccctgaGGTGCTGCCGCCATCAGCAGGATGACAGGACTGCAAGTTGCATATGTTTTTGCTGCCAATCAAAATGCAGGAAAGGAGACCTTTTGCCAATGTAATTTAGATTGTTTTAAATGAAAACGACGTAAAAATAACTGAAGCTTTTATTTGTAAAGCATACATGTCCTCTCTGCGGGCAATTGTACAGATATTGCAGTGTAgggtttttgtatgtgtgtgtgtgtgtgtgtgtgtgtgtgtgtgtttcatatgAAATTAATTTTCTGCTTTCTGATGAAGATTATTTACCATTTTAATTCACTTTTCTCAGGATTAATAAAATAAATCagaaagtagtgtgtgtgtgtgtgtgtgtgtgtgtgtgtgtgtgtgtgtgtgtgtgtgtgtgtatggggggcggCAAAGCTGAAAAAGATGGCCGCCCGCTTAAGTACCCCAGAAGAGGGAGAGCAGCGCCTGGCTTGTTTGTTATGGTTGGACTGGTTCTCAGTACTGGTATGTTATGGTTGGACTGCTTCTCAGTACTAGTGTGTGATGGTTGGACTGGTTCTCAGTACTGGTGTTATGGTTGGACTGGTTCTCAGTACTGGTATGTTATGGTTGGACTGCTTCTCAGTACTGGTGTGTGATGGTTGGACTGGTTCTCAGTACTGGTGTGTGATGGTTGGACTGGTTCTCAGTACTGGTGTGTGATGGTTGGACTGGTTCTCAGAACTGGTGTGTGATGGTTGGACTGGTTCTCAGTACTGGTGTGTCGTAACTGCCCTGCGATGGAGAGGCGTGTGGTGATCTCATGACAGGATGTACTGAACGGCTGAATAAGATGAGGGAGACATCTGACTGAAGAAGAACGTGAGGTTCGGAGGGGCGATGGCCCATTGGGAGGTTGTGGCGTGACATGGCTTCATTAAGTAGAGTGAATCTTTCATCCAAGTCCGGTGGGAGGTTCTCCAGCAGCGATGCACCGTGGGGTCGAGTTTACCAGCAGGAGAAACACTTTCTAGCTTGATAGTATCACAGCTTCATCGTCTTACCGCTATTCTTCTCTGACTGGACGCTTTGACGGACGGACGGACTTTTGAGTGGCGTGTAAAACAACCACATCATATGTCAGACGAGACACGGGTGGGATTCGGGGAGGCAAAGTGGGGGAACGTTCATTGTTTTGGTGTGAAAGGCCTGTTTACCAAGAGCTGATGTAGTGTCTTCGGGCGGGAAGCTCGGTGGGAGGTGTAAAGCAGCGTTGGGAGTCATCACAGAACCAGTCGGTAGGTCCGGCTGGACCCTCTCTGGTTTTTATTTTGCCTCGGGGAATAGCGTCTTATCCGGGGCTGTTATGATGGACGTGACCGTCACAAACCATTGTGGGTGGAGTCCTCTTTGCTTCGGCCTTTTATTACGAATACACTGATCTATTTTTCCAGACCAAGAACCTGTCTGGCTTTAATATAATTGTCGCTTTTACTTGTATTTACTTgcaattcagatttttttttgtgtatgtgtgtgtgtatgggggggggggggggagaaatgtgtcactttaaaaaaaacatgaaaattaatcttttttattttattgtggctTAATAGGTGTGGATATCCAGCCGATTCAGGCTGGTGTTAACCGAAATATTACACAGGGCAGAGAAATCGGCGGTCTCTCAGCGCCGCTGCCGTTTCCCCGTCGGCTCTGCAGCGACGAGGGCTCGGGTCAGCGTCACTCGGTCTGTGTCACCACGTTGAAAACAATGTGCTCGCGTTGAAGCACAGCTTGACTGAAGCCAGGGAACGTGGATCACTGATCTTAAGATGGGTTCGCCTTTTTCCAAACCCAGACAGCATCATTAAGAGTCACACAAACGAAACCGTCACTGAATGGTTCGGTACTGAGAGACGTACCAAGTCCTCTGTCTGGTCTTCAGTGCGGTCCAATGGGGCAATCCTTCCAGGCTTCCAAAACCGTGGGCGGCACGGTCGCCCAGGGGTTAGCACCGTCGCctcgcagcgagaaggtcctgggtccgaaacccggggttgtccaaccttgggggtcatgccaggtcgtcctctgtgtggagtttgcatgttctccccgtgtctgggtgggttttctccgggtgctgcggtttcccccaccatcagaaagacatgcatgttaggg includes the following:
- the adam10a gene encoding disintegrin and metalloproteinase domain-containing protein 10: MALTGTTTAAAAGILLVCCCFHSCRGQYGNHLNQYIQHYEGLSYDTAALHSSHQRAKRALAHHDKIVSLDFHAHGRDFNLRMKRDTSTFSPDVVIEVSGEDVPVDTSHIYSGEIFGEEGSLTHGSVVEGRFEGFIQTQQGTYYVEPSERYLKDQEVPFHSIIYHEDDINYPHKYGSEGGCADHSVFERMRKYQESAVGESVKRAGGVMEEEEHGHGPVVLRRKRAASVEKNTCQLFIQTDHLFFQYYNTREVVIAQISSHVKAINSIYQSTDFMGIRNISFMVKRVKINTTLDEKDRTNPFRFPNIGVEKFLELNSEQNHDDYCLAYVFTDRDFDDGVLGLAWVGAPSGSSGGICEKSKLYSDGKRKSLNTGIITVKNYASHVPPKVSHITFAHEVGHNFGSPHDSGIECTPGESKMQDKKERGNYIMYARATSGDKLNNNKFSICSIRNISQVLDKKRGNCFVESGQPICGNGLVEAGEQCDCGFNDQCKDSCCYDANEAEGKKCKLKPGKICSPSQGLCCTPECTYEGTTRSCRPESECAHEGMCNGASSQCPTSEPKANFTACHGDTQVCLNGGCSGSICEKYGLEMCTCASQDGQDEAAELCHVCCMDKLKPNTCSSTASDRWLDFFSKKVTTLQPGSPCNDFKGYCDVFMKCRLVDADGPLARLKKAIFNAELYENIAEWIVAHWWAVLLMGIALIMLMAGFIKICSVHTPSSNPKLPPPKPLPGTLKRRRAQQANAQAQRHHRQPRENYQMGQMRR